caatcggacagaggtttggatccctccctgcTCTTACAACcggggaggcactccagggttgttggacgaacaccagtctgttcaccaaaaagactcagattcctcccaccaagaagtgagtcttcctattgttaaaggaccgagggtttgtattacgtatcggaacaaatgacaatttgtcgaaaattgcatttttcctaactatacaaacctgaggtcctttacatagtcccacctcaatgccacctcactctgcaactttttgcatgggcctaaagcaaaagtgattcttcacctctcgggcgcgcgggcgcgcgcacgatcggacaagcagttaactaccgttctccccttgttcaaagcttacgaccgtcccagctgccgctagttaccttcctattgttaaaggacctcaggtttgtatagttaggaaaaatgcaattttcgacaaattgtcatttttggatttatttggacattaaagttttaataaacattttttctTCTAAAAAGAATGGGTACATTTACTTCTGAAGTACAGGACAGTTGTTCCATTTTCTGGTAAACTTCCAGGAAGGGTTTAGTTGTAAATCGTTGCCAATATTTTTACCGGTGTTGAACAGTCCAGGGAAGGGTAACAGCTGTAATTACTTTTAGACTTTATGTGCAATATAAGGTGATTATTTTTTCAGACTGGCCAATGAGTCATGGCATCATCATGGGAGAGCTTCATCGCAGCCTCCACTTCAGCTGCCCCTGCGCACACCAGTGTGGCAACCACACCTACAGCTGTTGCATCTGCAGCCGGGGGTCCCACAGTGCCCCCAACTATGCCTGTCACTGCTCCAGTGTCGCAGATGACGTACACTTCCGAGGGCGGTTCGCATCACACAACTCCAACACAATATCATCAGCCCCACACAGCTAGTCAGCTTCCACATCATGGCATGAGAGTTAACATTCCTCCACaggtatttctttttaaatactgTACAGTAATTTTGCTTATTGTATTCTTATTGATATGGATCAGTCTTGAACATTATTGATTAATCTTGAAGGTACTACTACATATAGCTTTCTCAGTGAAAGTATCACTTCAGTATTTTCTTGTCTTTTGACCAAATAGCTTTGGAACAATTGAAGGGCTTGTCAAGTTGCTTTTGGTTGTTGGCTTCTATTGCtgtatatttagattttttttttttgagagtaatTTCCAATAATTGATATAGAAGTTTATAATCAAATACACTGTCTGTGCTTGGCTTCTTAGCCACAGCACTTGTTTATTTGGCATTGTGCAccataaaacaggaaaaaaatcttGCAGGCTGGTAGTTCAAGTGCTGGTCCAACAACAACTTCACCACAGACACCGGTTgctggaccacctcctcaagtaGGTGCACAAGTCCATGAGACGGATCTGCCCCAGGACATGCTTGCAGCTGGCTGGCGGAAGTTCTGGAGCAAGAGGGAGCAGCGCATTTACTTCTGGAACCGCATCACGGGAGAAAGTCTGTGGGATATGCCCCCTGGCCAGGTCGCTCATGGGGCACATCCTCCTGGGGTAAGtggtattttgttcatgaaacttacctgtcagatatatatatagctgtagtctccgacgttccgacagaatttcaaaactcccaggCACACgccagtgggcggccaggtggttagtacccattcccgccgctgggaggcggatatcaggaatcattcccattttctattcagatttttctctgtcgcggtagtgaaaacacctgtttccactacctccgcctaggattttgaaacttcattagccgcttaagtatcctacttatttttttttttgaatgattgacttggatttgtggctaggcatacgctatcataaattaattaaaatttttttttttcattgcatatgatgtctgaatctagttagcctagtttcagactttgttgtctgcaacgggtaaggggaggctaccgaaaccttcggtagacactcgcttagtatacatgatgtttacatgttttctttgttgaaagatcaatgtaattagtgtaatgttgactgaattccgaaagagacgtatgattcgtatgtacgcaaattagagcgtgatagaatcaggaggtcttcctccacagtaacagaagttaggataatgaacctactaacctccagtagactttattttgcctaaccctgtggtatggctttacggcctagaggaagttctgtgagacgtaatgccctttctattatggtggattacatcaagtaagcttgaaaaagtgctcgctctccaatcagtgttgtgagtgtagtgatgttgattttgcccctagtgttgtggagggggcgtcagatcggccttataatgcctctaggtctagacctctgtcggactcccagaacacagggagagggcatgtcgaaagccgaaggagggttacgaggaacccccaccgatctggcgtcccttcggcaagacctgaagacgcttctcaggctgccaaaagatcgtgcacgtgcacgaatcctgaaggattgcttctcgtcctctgaggcgtcctcccgtacaggggttggagctctcggaaggactcgcgccctttaaatagaagcttattgaggaggaccttgcttcacgtcctctctctattgtcgtgcgattgtaatcgccgccttaacaattttgacgactttccaacacatgggagaaagaagaaggaaataggagGAACGCTGTTCAAGCGCCCAGATCGCCTTATCTCActtactgtgaaaaggaagaaggcgtaccctaaggcgtccttttgagtgcgtttctggaagtgtcgatgatgagcgtgacagagacgcaagatgtcgcacaagcggccgccgtctttgtcaggagttacgaacgtccataatactcgtccggacgacgatcaccgtacatcggcttatgactagcacgcttcatgagcggcgctccccttgaaggcaggacgcttttgaggacgcttttcgttcgggacgcctccgtatttgataagcaacagtcatgtcgaagtttttaccaagacgtacgggagaaaccttggtttcttaataagaatcttatcgacgtttgggtatgatggcggataggaaatatctacttccttccgtaaaccctagagatgaacaggaatttctgtctcttccgcgatttatgaggaaattacgaagtttaaagagttcctggattaacttccttacttaaggaaatatattctctttctatcgttctattaacgaaaagaacgaaaatagtaaaagttttttcctttctctatctgcctcggcagggaagaaggtagtagagtatctgctgtatgataatacgatacggtcaaatcataagcacataccgtagtagtacttctttgctgtgcaactctattaccagtatccttacaggacttttcctaggaaggactacgcttaaagggattgttatgacaatacctaattagcttctagatttatcgaagtcttgtttcgcttaaatatacattaataagaacttcctgaagttcgataataattttataagattcctttattgaatggagtagctggcaactctggaagagtaaggccagacagctaacggagggggctgctatcgcttagaccaacgcagtaaccatctattgctcagtcatgagaggtcggtcctgcggcatggaatgactaaccgtatctctcccctacaatcgcggtcttagcgcctcggattgaggggatagttaagcaaacataaacaaaatattgtctgccttttgctaagatacgttcaataagaaagatattccagcctttcaatgctgattaccgtaggtaacattattaaaggaatctaacgcagcagaacactatatattataataatgttctcatgcttacgaaagcatggcttattagagtacatgcttagtgagaagatgaattgTAGTAGAGAATTCCTTTTaagtctacggtatggtcaagtcttatggccttttcatgcatcagggcgctcgaacaagatcctctctgagatgcccttggtgttctaggcaccaatacgctcggtaagactctcgcgaggacgtctcttgaagatgctcaacgtcctacgcattgagaacgtgaggaagcttttgccgatgctcgacgtcctacacgaagagacgtctcatcaggacgctctggaagacgctcgacgtcataaacattgataagctttttgaaGACGATCGATGTCTTACactctggacgctcgccaggacgctagcgaggacgctcg
This region of Macrobrachium nipponense isolate FS-2020 chromosome 25, ASM1510439v2, whole genome shotgun sequence genomic DNA includes:
- the LOC135199100 gene encoding troponin T, skeletal muscle-like; translation: MASSWESFIAASTSAAPAHTSVATTPTAVASAAGGPTVPPTMPVTAPVSQMTYTSEGGSHHTTPTQYHQPHTASQLPHHGMRVNIPPQAGSSSAGPTTTSPQTPVAGPPPQVGAQVHETDLPQDMLAAGWRKFWSKREQRIYFWNRITGESLWDMPPGQVAHGAHPPGKTKVRDREEEDEEERKEEGEEGNQEEYEEEEEQEEEEGEDEEEVEKEEKNENKKIRGKTRGEEKEDEKRLR